The Acidobacteriota bacterium sequence CAGGCGCGCGAAGGCGCCTTTGAGCTTCGCAACCTCCGCGTCGGTCGCTGGGAGGGTGGCGGGAGCTGACGAGTTCACAGCCTGCAGCCTGTCGCCTGTCGTCTGCAGCCTGTCGCCCGTAGCTGCCTGCAGCCTGTCTGTACCGTGGCCTGCCCGGTGCCGGGTCGTGAAGAACGCCATGCTTCACGACCTGGCCCCATGGCGCATGGCCCGTGCCGCCCCGATCGCAAAGCCGGCGCCGCACGTGAGCAGGTAGAGCCAGTGCAGGGGAACGGCGCCGAGGGCAAAGCGCCAGCCACGCTGCCTGACGAAGAACGCGAAGAGGTCGGCGTTGAGCGCGACGACGAGCGCGAGGCTCACGAGCACGCCCACGACGGCCGTCGGCCACCACCACGCGAGCGGCAGTGCCGCGAGGGCGGCGAACGTCAGCAGCACGCTCACCCGGTCGCGCGTCTTCACGTTGAGATCGTTGACGAGTTGGCCGCCGCGCAGCATGAGGGCCGTCCACGGCACTGCGCGACGCCAGAGGTCGGTGGCCACCATCTCGTCGAGGCGCCAGCGCTTGAGGTGCTTCACCTGCAGCGCCTTCGCGATCCGGATGGCATAGCCGGCGCGCGTGAGTCGCGCCCCGAGTTCGATGTCCTCGATGCTGGGCTCGACCCACGCGACGTCGAATCCGCCCACGGCGTCGAACGCCTCCCGCCGCACTGCGCCGCAGCCCGCCCAGAACGTCGTCGCCTCCTCGCGCGCGGCCTGGTGCACCGCGTGGTGGAGCAGGTTCCGATACTGCGAAACAAGGTGCGGGTCGGCCGGGTG is a genomic window containing:
- a CDS encoding glycosyltransferase; its protein translation is MPVTSSDIAIVVPVGGAGAAWPRAAASLARLDPPPGALVVVVDGPSEPLERVATDIGATTVVLDGRGGPARARNRGVASSTQPIVLFLDADVEVPADLVARVAAAFTTEPALSAVFGSYDAHPADPHLVSQYRNLLHHAVHQAAREEATTFWAGCGAVRREAFDAVGGFDVAWVEPSIEDIELGARLTRAGYAIRIAKALQVKHLKRWRLDEMVATDLWRRAVPWTALMLRGGQLVNDLNVKTRDRVSVLLTFAALAALPLAWWWPTAVVGVLVSLALVVALNADLFAFFVRQRGWRFALGAVPLHWLYLLTCGAGFAIGAARAMRHGARS